Genomic DNA from Panthera uncia isolate 11264 chromosome E3, Puncia_PCG_1.0, whole genome shotgun sequence:
TGAGCCTCCCCCCAGTTCTTCAATGCCAATTGGGATTATACAAATTGCTAACATGACACAGCCTCTGGGACCATTCTACCTCCCTACCCTATTGATGGGGAAATGAGGTCCAGACTTAAGATCGCAGAGAGAATCCAGGTCCTCCACCTCAAAGCTAGAGGGTGGGGATAGCGTTAGGCAGAGCCTCTGGGGAGGAGGCCTCAGAAGCCAAGGAGCCATGGGGCTTACAAGTGTTACCTTTCAAGAACTTTGGGAATAGCTTGTCCAACACTTGGTGTGTGTCCCTGACGATGACCCAGTTGTCTTTCTCAGGACCTGGAGGGGGGTGCAGACCCAGAAGTTCTCAGGTCCCCAAGTGGAAGAGtccttcctctctctatgcctctttGAGCCATCAACAGTCTACACTGTGAGGTGCTTACCTGCCCGTACTTGGTTCCTCAGTTCCTCCAGCCCTCTTGGGAGGGGCCCATCTCCCTGCAGGGCTTCAAGCACCAGCCCGTGTGTAGCGGCCCTTAGGATGGTTTCAGGGCCTGCCATCTGGCTCAAAACAACTTGCACCTGGTCTGGAGAAACCCAAGACAGACTGGTGCTAGGGAAGGGCCACCTCCCAAAACATTCTCAAACTAACCACCTTGTTTTATCCTTGTCTGCCCTGAGGCCTTGGCCTGCATGGATGGAGGCTATCTTTCACCCTTTTCTCTTCCAACTTCTCTCCTGTTGTTCCCAATGTCTGGCCAAACTGAAATGCCCAATTTCCAAATACAACTTTATAGCAGCTCACGAGGTGGGTTTATCTTGCATGTCCAACAAGAAGAAGCATCTTTTAGCACACAACCAGCAGACCAGTAAACTCCAATACTTGTTTCCTCAACAGGTGACTCCGGATGGGAGAGAATAGTTCTCCAGGGGTAACCAAAGGTCATAATCTTATTTGAGTATGTTGCAATCTACAAAGTGCTTTACTTAATTGCCTTTCTCATAAAAACACACAGGCAAGTAAAGCAAGTACACAGGGACAAAGTGCATTTCATTGAGGCTTGCAGCTATAGTTTGAATTCACCAAGTTTTAGTCTAGAGCTCCCTCCAGGATACCAGGCAGCCTCTAAACTGTTCAGGGCTTGAGGCTCTGGAGCTGGTGGAATGAGAAGTTGACCTCAGAAGGGTGAATCTAATTCTGGAAGAGCACGGCACACTTACTTTGTGACAGGTCCCAGTGAAGGAGGTAGGGCTCTTGGTGTCCCTCAACCAGCTGTTGCAGGTCAAAAACactgagggaaagaagagagtgaagggtgggaggaggagaaagaaaagcaggagtaACCATCCAGTCAACTGAACTGTCCTTACCTCATCTGTCCTTCACCTACTTCCCATCTCTCAGCCGTTACCCACGTACCCCATAtctatctttttcttcctgcatCTAACAAATATATCCCTTGTATTTGCTGTTACAACCCTGCTCCCCTCAAGCATCCATGCTGACCCCAAGTCTGCTcagtagaaataaagaaactagAATAGAGAGGTGAGGCCCTATCAGGGGAGGCCAGAGTGTAACTGTAATAAAGAGCATGTGCGGGGAGGATGGGAGGGCAGTACTGATGGGTGGGAGACACTGAGCCACTTACCTGGAGGTCAAGCGGTGTAGGGGGACCCCCAGGGATAGAGACTGAGACGGCCAAAAACCTGTGGGAAGCTGGATGTCAGGAGTCAGGATGCCCAGACAGGgggagagactgggagacagTACTTGAGACTAAGGGGGTGGATCACCTGTCCACAGTGGCTCCATCTGATTAGCTGAAGTGGGGCCAAGTACCTCTCCCCTCTGAAGGAAGTGCTTCAGGACCAGCCGGAGTCGGCCTTCATTCAAGGTCTCTATGACAAGGGCTCGGACTGCCCGGTAATTGGCGTAGATGTGAAGGGcagtgaggaagaagaaacaacCAAGGCTGAAGCTGGGGTGAGAGAGTGAGGTGGTCAACAGGGACAGAGACCCAGCTGGGCACCTCTTCCCTGCCCTTGATCCCGGCTTACCCAGGGCAATCTGACACGAGGGGAAGCATCAAGAGGCTGACCAGGAGCCCTGCCAGGTTTACCAGTGTCTCCTATAAAAGGCAGAGGGGTTGGAAATTAGAGGTCTTCCTTCCAGGCCAGGCTGCATATCCTTGAGTGCCTTTCATCACATTCCTCCCTGCTCCAGAACATCCCAGGGCTCCCTACACTGATGAGGGTGCCTTagtaagtttttaatgtttttgttgagTGGGTTGTCATTTAAGATACGAGATGCTTCTCTGTCCAGGTACATACAATATCCTTGGAACATGTCTTCTTTGTTTTGCAAGAGTCACCAGAGTAGTCCTACACTCAGGCAACTGAATGTCCACAGAATAGGGAAGTACTTTTATTTGGTGGCTTAAAAAGATTGATCCCCCTCAGACCCTTGGTATGCAAAAACTGGGAGGCACATCTGCAAAAGGGTCAAGGAACCATCCAGGAAGGCTCAAGATCCAAACCTCTTCTCTTGAGAATCAATGTTATTAGAACCCTCTGCTGGCTTGAGATAGTCTGAGCTCACCCAAGGGTGACAAACATCTGCCCTTAAGTCATCATGAGGGAGGAAGAGTCTGGTTTGGTGGCCCTGACTAGTGGGGTCCAAGGGAGAGCTGGTCTTGAAGCTGGGAGAGCTCTTCTTACCCAGGTCTCCTGGCAAGGGGGCAGGCTGTGGAAATAAGGCAGTGGTTGTCATGGTAAATAAGAGATGAGACCTTGGTTGCACAGGAGCAGGAAGACCTCTTCTCCATCAGGTGGGAACAGTCATTTCCAGTGGCCACATCAAGTGGCAATAAAGCAACATCAGCAGAAAGCAGGGGCCTGCTACAGGGCTGAGCACATGTCCTGAGTTGCCCCTGAGATGTGTTCCTGCCTCTGCAGACTGAGGAAGCCCTGGGACTTGGAAAATACAGTTTGGGGACATGGGGAGAGCTGGGGGTTAGAAAGAGAGGTGAGAGACAGCAGACATGAAGCTGGGAGATCCTGAAGTGCAGGACACAGGTTAtacttatttctctcttcctaacAACCTATGGAAGAGACAGCAGGGAAGAATTGGTTCAACCATTTCCTGAGAGAAGGGATGTGCCCAAAGGTACCCAGGGTCACTGAacctctgacttatttcctctTTAGAAGCCAATGAGTACCTCCTGTATGAGGCCACTGTAAGGATTTAATGAGTTCATATAAATGACATACTTGGCACATGgttagtgcttaataaatattagctcgTGTTAATATTTTTAGTTGTGTTAATATTATTGAAAGGagttagttttaaatttaaaatttttctatttagaAACTGAACAAAACAATTTAAGAGAAGAACAGAAAGTAGTACTGGACAGAACAGAGATTTCTAAATTGCTTCACTGTCAAAGAAAACTGTGTCACACTACTAACCTGGGCCTCatcctcttctgtaaaacagagataataatagtatctgccTCATGGGGTTTGTGAGAATTAAACAGTGCAATGCACATAAGCACTTAGCACAGGGGTTTGGGGGGATCCAATACCTGTTGAATTCAGCCTTAGGGGTGTCCCCACCTCTACTTGAGGGTGCTCTGGTCTGATGAGGGGCTGGACCAGAAAGGCCTACAATACTGTCAAGTGGAGACCCCTGGCCAGTGACCCCAGCCATCTCATATGCTGAGCACTTTTTGACTTGCCAAGTGCTTTAACATATGGGACACATGACCAGACATCCTCCTCTCAGTTTGGGGCTATGGCTTAGAGAGGGTGAAGGTCGGGGCAAGGGCCCACTCTtggccacacagggagaaaggaggggctGAGATGATCAGCTTGGGCTTTTTGCCACTAGAACTCATGCCATCAATTTGAGTCAAGAGCAGGGACTTCTTCCTGTGTCTCCCCTATCTACCCTCAGGAGCACTTAGGTACATCTCTCCATATTCCCAAATAATGGTCTAACCTGCCTCCCTGCTCCAACTCCCAACCCCAATTCCAGCTACTCACCTGACTGCTATCCTTGGCTGACACATCAGCCATGTTGTTTCTCCGGGCCTGGTGCATGGTCAGGGCAGCCCGAGTGGCCCCACCAGCCACACTCACAATGCACtaggtggggaaagggagagtgAAGGTCAGAATGGCCATGTGTTACGGCAACATACGCACCTCTATGGCTGAGCTGAGTAAATGACCCAAACCAGTTTGAGAAAACCAGGCACCAGGTGACCAAACAGCAAAATTCTGAATGCTGTCCTTAGTGTCTTGTTTTCATCCCCATACTTCCACTAGGTCCCCCTCCCCTCTTATTCCTGGAGAAAACTAAAGCTCTGCCTGCCGTATCTCCCTATGACCCAGTCCCAAGGAACTCCATTTCTTTCCCCAAGGTGGAGGCCCACAGACTGTTCTTAGCTCAGAACTTCCCCAGCCTGCAACTCCTACTTTGGCTGCACCCACCCCTCTGCTAAGCTCCCAGGCCCAGTCTGGTTTCCAACTTTGTGCTTACATTCTGCCTATAACAAATTCCTCTCCTCCTGTCCCAGAGGAGGACTAGTCAAGTCTTCCAGGCCAGTTCAAAACCCACAATGATGGTCCTGACCTCCCAGTGTACCTGGACCTCAATCCCTGAGATCTAAGATGGTAGAACTCATCAATGAGGGTCACTGATCACGGTCATCCATCTTATTATTTATCAAATCTCTTTTAGATGCCAGACACAGATTTAGTGCTGTGACATAACTTAGATATAACCCTTGTTCTCATGAAATCTACAAATCAatagacaataaataaacaagttgTCATGCAGGCAGAAGAAATGTT
This window encodes:
- the RUSF1 gene encoding RUS family member 1 isoform X4; translated protein: MADATNLNRPLCCEQFGSGAARGCFAAADGSLQWEAWGWRWWDFSGAFTVKPQRLAGGAGGALGTASPPLSSLIAVFLPQGFPDSVSPDYLPYQLWDSVQAFASSLSGSLATHAVLLGIGVGNAKASVSAATATWLVKDSTGMLGRIIFAWWKGSKLDCNAKQWRLFADILNDVAMFLEIMAPIYPIFFTITICTSNLAKCIVSVAGGATRAALTMHQARRNNMADVSAKDSSQETLVNLAGLLVSLLMLPLVSDCPGFSLGCFFFLTALHIYANYRAVRALVIETLNEGRLRLVLKHFLQRGEVLGPTSANQMEPLWTASHRFLAVSVSIPGGPPTPLDLQVSGSVSPTHQYCPPILPAHALYYSYTLASPDRASPLYSSFFISTEQTWGQHGCLRGAGL
- the RUSF1 gene encoding RUS family member 1 isoform X1, producing the protein MADATNLNRPLCCEQFGSGAARGCFAAADGSLQWEAWGWRWWDFSGAFTVKPQRLAGGAGGALGTASPPLSSLIAVFLPQGFPDSVSPDYLPYQLWDSVQAFASSLSGSLATHAVLLGIGVGNAKASVSAATATWLVKDSTGMLGRIIFAWWKGSKLDCNAKQWRLFADILNDVAMFLEIMAPIYPIFFTITICTSNLAKCIVSVAGGATRAALTMHQARRNNMADVSAKDSSQETLVNLAGLLVSLLMLPLVSDCPGFSLGCFFFLTALHIYANYRAVRALVIETLNEGRLRLVLKHFLQRGEVLGPTSANQMEPLWTGFWPSQSLSLGVPLHRLTSSVFDLQQLVEGHQEPYLLHWDLSQNQVQVVLSQMAGPETILRAATHGLVLEALQGDGPLPRGLEELRNQVRAGPEKDNWVIVRDTHQVLDKLFPKFLKGLQDAGWKTEKHQLEVDEWRATWLLSPEKKVL